A single window of Flavobacterium sp. 140616W15 DNA harbors:
- a CDS encoding TerD family protein produces MAINLQKGQRENINAPKFTIGLGWDTNSSSTGSGYDLDASVFVLGDNRKIISDSHFIFYNNLKSPDESVIHTGDNLTGDGDGDDEQIKIDLTKIDAAVKEICIVVTIHDAQNRKQNFGQVRNSFIRIVDDSNNTEMVKYELEEDFSIETAVEFGRIYNKDGQWKFEAIGAGMKGGLEDYLNKYN; encoded by the coding sequence ATGGCTATCAACTTACAAAAAGGGCAAAGAGAAAACATAAATGCCCCAAAATTTACAATTGGTTTAGGATGGGATACAAATAGTAGCTCGACAGGATCAGGATATGATCTTGATGCTTCTGTATTTGTATTAGGAGATAATAGAAAAATAATTTCTGACTCTCATTTTATATTTTATAATAATTTAAAATCACCAGACGAATCTGTTATTCATACAGGAGACAATTTAACTGGAGATGGAGATGGAGATGATGAGCAAATAAAAATTGATTTAACAAAAATTGATGCTGCTGTAAAAGAAATATGTATTGTCGTTACAATTCATGATGCTCAAAACAGAAAACAAAATTTTGGACAAGTTCGTAATTCATTTATTAGAATTGTAGATGATAGCAACAATACTGAAATGGTTAAATATGAATTAGAAGAAGACTTCTCTATAGAAACTGCAGTTGAGTTTGGTAGAATATACAATAAAGACGGACAATGGAAATTTGAAGCTATTGGTGCAGGAATGAAAGGTGGATTAGAAGATTACTTAAATAAATACAACTAA
- a CDS encoding TerD family protein gives MAINLEKGQRINLEKSNGTKLQNICVGVNWGAIEKKGLFGTKKEPVDLDASCAIYDEKKNHIDSVNFRKLQSNDQAIKHSGDDLTGDLNGDDGLDNEVITLDFSRISPSANHVAFFINSFRGQDFKDIPFASIRIYEGTPTRVNQEYARYDIANDSSFAGNVSMVLGVFYKRNDEWKFSAIGTPTRDKKLEETILTIQQNHL, from the coding sequence ATGGCTATAAATTTAGAAAAAGGACAACGTATCAATCTTGAAAAAAGCAACGGTACTAAATTACAAAACATTTGCGTAGGTGTAAATTGGGGAGCTATTGAGAAAAAAGGGCTTTTTGGAACAAAAAAAGAGCCTGTAGATCTAGATGCAAGTTGTGCCATTTATGACGAAAAGAAAAACCATATCGATTCTGTTAACTTTAGAAAACTACAATCTAATGATCAAGCTATTAAACACAGCGGTGATGATTTAACTGGAGATTTAAACGGTGATGACGGATTAGACAATGAAGTTATTACATTAGATTTTTCTAGAATATCACCTTCTGCAAACCATGTAGCTTTCTTTATAAATAGTTTTAGAGGACAAGATTTTAAAGATATTCCTTTTGCATCTATCAGAATATACGAAGGAACTCCAACAAGAGTTAACCAGGAATATGCTCGTTATGATATTGCAAACGATTCTTCTTTTGCTGGAAATGTATCAATGGTTCTTGGTGTTTTTTACAAAAGAAATGATGAATGGAAATTTAGTGCAATCGGAACACCTACAAGAGATAAAAAACTTGAAGAAACGATTCTTACTATCCAACAAAATCATTTATAA